In a genomic window of Occallatibacter riparius:
- a CDS encoding hydrogenase 4 subunit F: MELWLVLGMPLLGTFVLAAVGARRYAPEVNVGMSLGTLLAASLLVVRIIRNGPLLMGHEQFFVDPFNVFLVALTAFVGFTTAIFSRPYMRIEEHHGRLNARRLRLYHSMYQLFMFAMLLALLTNNMGLLWVAMEAATLSTVLLVSLYRTKASLEAAWKYFILCGVGIAQALFGTILLYFAAERTLGRQGMTALLWTHLNAAKADLEPTVMALAFVFLLVGYGTKVGLAPLHNWLPDAHAEGPTPVSAVLSGLLLNVALYAVIRCKVLAVGSIGTLMPGRMLMAFGLFSAVLAAFFLWRQRDIKRLFGYSSIEHMGIITFAFGLGGSVANFAALLHMTVHSLTKSSIFFTAGHASQTAGTQQMDGIRGLVGISPTIGWGLMLGSLAILGMPPFGVFASEFLILTTAMREHPWSTPFLLIALGVAFAGIFMKVQPMAFGENNAPKLPHSPALVPVFVHLAMVLVLGLYIPPALAEWYRAAARLIG; encoded by the coding sequence GTGGAACTCTGGCTCGTGTTGGGAATGCCGCTGCTGGGAACGTTCGTGCTCGCCGCGGTGGGCGCGCGCCGTTATGCTCCTGAAGTCAACGTGGGCATGAGCCTAGGCACCCTGCTCGCGGCATCGCTCCTGGTTGTCCGGATCATTCGCAACGGCCCTCTCTTGATGGGTCACGAACAATTCTTTGTCGATCCGTTCAATGTATTTCTGGTCGCGCTGACCGCATTCGTGGGTTTTACTACGGCGATCTTTTCGCGCCCCTATATGCGCATCGAGGAACACCACGGCCGTCTGAATGCGCGGCGCCTGCGCCTCTATCACAGCATGTATCAGCTCTTTATGTTCGCGATGCTGCTTGCACTGCTCACGAACAATATGGGCTTGCTCTGGGTTGCAATGGAAGCCGCCACTCTCTCCACTGTACTTCTGGTCTCGCTGTACAGAACGAAGGCAAGCCTGGAAGCAGCATGGAAGTACTTCATCCTCTGCGGTGTAGGTATCGCCCAGGCGCTCTTCGGAACGATACTCCTCTACTTTGCCGCGGAGCGAACCCTCGGCCGCCAGGGCATGACAGCGTTGCTTTGGACACATCTCAACGCGGCCAAAGCCGATCTCGAACCCACCGTCATGGCGCTCGCATTCGTCTTCTTGCTGGTTGGATACGGAACCAAGGTGGGACTGGCCCCGCTGCACAACTGGCTTCCTGACGCACACGCGGAAGGTCCGACTCCGGTCTCCGCGGTGCTTTCGGGGTTGTTGTTGAATGTGGCCCTGTACGCCGTGATCCGCTGCAAGGTCCTCGCCGTCGGCTCCATCGGCACCCTGATGCCCGGGCGCATGCTGATGGCTTTCGGATTGTTCTCCGCGGTGCTTGCGGCATTCTTCCTGTGGAGGCAGCGCGACATCAAACGTCTCTTCGGCTATTCATCCATCGAGCACATGGGGATCATCACCTTTGCGTTCGGATTGGGCGGCTCGGTGGCCAACTTTGCGGCGCTGTTGCACATGACCGTCCATTCCCTTACGAAATCTTCCATCTTCTTCACGGCCGGGCACGCCTCCCAAACCGCGGGCACGCAGCAGATGGATGGAATACGTGGCCTGGTGGGAATCAGCCCGACGATCGGATGGGGCCTGATGCTCGGTTCGCTCGCGATCCTCGGCATGCCGCCCTTTGGCGTATTCGCGAGCGAATTCCTGATCCTTACGACGGCGATGCGGGAGCATCCATGGTCGACACCGTTCCTTCTTATTGCGCTCGGCGTGGCATTTGCCGGGATCTTCATGAAGGTGCAACCGATGGCGTTTGGAGAGAACAATGCGCCCAAGCTTCCGCACTCTCCTGCGCTGGTACCCGTGTTTGTGCATCTGGCCATGGTCCTGGTTCTGGGCCTCTATATTCCCCCGGCGCTGGCAGAGTGGTATCGCGCGGCCGCGAGGCTGATTGGATGA